One genomic segment of Lewinellaceae bacterium includes these proteins:
- a CDS encoding T9SS type A sorting domain-containing protein encodes MKQIITFFGIVFLLCSSQVKAQVPPQWDTAKVELTFKLNQINNEILNRWDNHLYCTDFAGNLMLANSNRGYALFTPDTAFPYPIPVYQNALYAKIDTMLMAFDTLGYKAVDVTLQYPMLVDSFTNSQYYLDFYVTVCQKIKQKGFKLIIGCQAAFVDSVFGEPKLTSDIEKHYFNPDNNIFTNDSLEIARFKLEKLQMMQTIIDSLQPDYLTLEMEPQTQEYNLYNLIDYSVDSTISLVNYFITNLNTGATLLGAGAGTWDDYNFFEKIATLTNVDYIDYHIYPPHFNYINDIAFKIDSVADANNKKLVIGESWCYKATNSEMTNINQPVATSQLIYSRDVFDYWVSIDTLFVKAMVNLSQQSKIELVQFHWPNVMFGQLTYDFLTHFSMPSGQILNLGAQTGYQNMFQFNLSPIGIYTSEAIDNICLTTGIDENTFTPKIFIYPNPAQNTINIETSESIKAISIIDMTGKIILRKSNSNQVHLPDLQNGLYLIKIETGTGYLTRKLIIEK; translated from the coding sequence ATGAAGCAGATTATTACTTTCTTCGGAATTGTTTTCCTACTATGTTCTTCGCAAGTTAAAGCACAAGTGCCACCACAATGGGACACGGCAAAAGTTGAACTAACATTTAAACTCAATCAGATAAACAACGAAATTCTGAACCGTTGGGACAACCACCTCTATTGTACAGACTTTGCAGGAAATTTAATGCTTGCAAACAGCAATAGAGGTTACGCGTTATTTACACCTGATACTGCTTTCCCTTATCCTATACCCGTTTATCAAAATGCACTTTATGCCAAAATTGACACTATGTTAATGGCATTTGACACTTTAGGATATAAAGCTGTTGATGTGACACTCCAATATCCAATGCTAGTTGACTCCTTTACAAACTCACAATACTACCTAGATTTTTATGTGACTGTTTGTCAAAAAATAAAACAAAAAGGATTCAAATTAATTATAGGTTGTCAAGCAGCTTTCGTTGATTCTGTTTTTGGAGAACCAAAACTGACCAGCGATATTGAAAAACACTACTTCAATCCAGACAATAATATTTTCACGAATGATTCTCTCGAAATCGCCCGATTTAAACTGGAAAAATTACAAATGATGCAGACCATTATAGACTCCTTGCAACCTGACTACCTGACATTGGAAATGGAGCCACAGACACAAGAATACAATCTATATAATCTAATTGACTATAGTGTTGACAGCACCATTTCGCTTGTCAATTATTTTATCACAAATCTAAATACCGGTGCGACATTGCTCGGTGCCGGTGCCGGAACATGGGACGATTATAACTTTTTTGAAAAAATTGCTACGCTAACAAATGTTGACTACATTGATTATCACATATATCCGCCTCACTTCAATTATATAAATGATATTGCTTTTAAAATAGATTCCGTAGCAGATGCTAACAATAAAAAACTGGTGATTGGGGAGTCATGGTGTTATAAAGCAACAAATAGTGAGATGACCAACATCAATCAACCTGTGGCAACCAGTCAACTGATTTACTCGAGAGACGTATTCGATTATTGGGTTTCAATTGATACTCTTTTCGTTAAGGCAATGGTAAATTTATCACAACAATCCAAAATAGAGTTAGTACAATTTCATTGGCCAAATGTAATGTTTGGACAGTTAACATATGATTTTCTAACTCACTTTTCAATGCCGTCTGGACAAATTCTAAATCTTGGAGCGCAGACTGGTTACCAAAATATGTTTCAATTTAATCTTTCGCCTATTGGTATTTATACAAGTGAAGCAATTGACAATATTTGTTTAACAACAGGAATTGATGAGAACACATTTACTCCGAAAATTTTTATATACCCAAATCCTGCACAAAATACCATTAACATTGAAACTTCTGAATCCATAAAAGCGATTTCAATAATTGATATGACAGGGAAAATAATTTTGCGAAAAAGTAATTCCAATCAAGTACATCTGCCAGACCTACAAAATGGTTTGTACTTAATAAAAATTGAAACAGGGACTGGCTATTTAACACGTAAATTAATAATTGAAAAATAA